In Pseudobacter ginsenosidimutans, the following are encoded in one genomic region:
- a CDS encoding SusC/RagA family TonB-linked outer membrane protein — translation MKLTMILLTAAFLTVSAKGISQKINYRADNAPLEKVLDVVKKQTGYIFLYDENLLKQVKPVSVTATNMPLDQFLKEVLTGRGIEFTYFNKSILLTAQPAADPVPVTRPLLQFPVTGVITDCGGAGLPGATILVKGSNRSAVTGPDGRFTLNANVNDVLRISYVGYESKECKIVSATRALVQSLSGNGKKNTVSEMEIASGVHICLSPAAEAMQEVSVVSTGYQILPKERSSGSFGQLSGAEIRKKATPNIVDRLEGTISGVLVNITQADAGLINSNSRSSIRVRGRNTINANQDPLVVVDGFPTELDLRFINPDDIENITVLKDAAAASIWGARSANGVIVIETRKGNFNKGWNFNYSSTLSWTGKPRLSYQPTLNSAQQIDLEEEMVSKNVLADPFAQTNPPPTTLAADILFRHKHGMISTEQKDAMLDELRGRDFRDQYEKYLLQQPFNQVHSISLSGGERFSKTYLSASYANEKPNAVGDKAQRITVDATHTLNFLEKFTFSGNFNVAMVKENRNGFGISALAPGINTFMPYDQIVDADGNRVQQYRNYYRTKIDDLVSKGYLPWTFNYLDELDNRDITNRDNTYRLNFGLDYKVIKGLTIGVKYMLEKSYLKTRNYANPNTYAARNLVNTATSINPATQALVYGYQKGGILTESTTEMNHYNLRGLINYSRDFGADHHIDAVAGAEMREFYRMASGNTRYGYNDRDLTSQPVAYGTRYTAAVTNSQILLTDPAFNTEDKDRYLSYYANAAYTFRNRYTITGSARMDDSNLFGADSKYRATPLWSAGAAWKINRETWFNQSWVDMLNLRLTYGVNGNVDKTTSPFLIATISGNDINLGQAYANISNPSNPYLRWEKTTTLNLGMDFAVLNNRISGSVEYYNKKNTDLLGPAAVNPTVGFTRVTVNTADMKGKGFEVTLNGKIIDKKDFGWESRITFAWNTNEVVKTDLQLNTATYYLNQANPVVGDPLDRLYSYRWASLDTKGQPLVYDETGKEMDVTKTISSNNALLYSGRTVPPYFGGWNNTFTWKGFELSALFTYKLGHVYRYPSGGNYSSYITQKRLNSDVANRWRKAGDEAITNVPGLPSQGQPSNYSRYEQADLLIRNADHVRLRELMLIYSFPAKMLGKSFLKGLQVSLQGRNLWIWTSGNQGIDPDFIPYEGQLNLPPAASVIGAVRINF, via the coding sequence ATGAAACTGACAATGATTCTGCTGACTGCCGCCTTCCTGACCGTAAGTGCAAAAGGCATTTCGCAAAAGATCAACTACCGGGCAGACAATGCCCCGCTGGAAAAAGTACTGGATGTGGTAAAGAAACAGACCGGCTACATTTTCCTGTACGATGAAAATCTGCTGAAACAGGTAAAACCTGTTTCCGTAACGGCTACCAATATGCCGCTCGACCAATTCCTGAAAGAAGTGCTTACAGGAAGAGGGATCGAGTTCACCTATTTCAACAAATCCATTCTCCTGACTGCGCAGCCTGCAGCTGATCCGGTTCCCGTAACCAGGCCATTGCTTCAATTCCCTGTAACTGGCGTGATCACCGATTGTGGAGGAGCCGGATTACCAGGCGCCACTATCCTGGTGAAGGGCAGCAACAGGTCGGCTGTAACCGGCCCCGATGGCCGATTTACGCTCAATGCAAATGTGAATGATGTGCTGCGCATCAGTTATGTTGGATATGAAAGCAAAGAGTGCAAGATCGTTTCCGCTACCAGGGCATTGGTGCAATCATTATCTGGAAATGGAAAAAAGAACACAGTTTCTGAAATGGAAATTGCCAGCGGAGTCCATATTTGCTTGTCGCCCGCGGCTGAAGCTATGCAGGAAGTATCTGTGGTAAGTACAGGCTACCAGATCTTGCCGAAAGAAAGATCCTCCGGATCATTCGGACAATTGAGCGGTGCAGAAATTCGCAAGAAAGCTACACCCAATATTGTGGACCGGCTGGAAGGTACTATCAGCGGGGTTTTGGTGAACATCACACAGGCAGATGCAGGACTCATCAATTCCAATAGTCGTAGCAGCATCCGTGTGCGTGGTCGCAATACCATCAATGCCAACCAGGATCCGCTGGTGGTGGTAGATGGTTTTCCTACCGAGCTCGACCTCCGCTTCATCAATCCCGATGATATCGAAAATATTACTGTTCTCAAAGATGCCGCCGCCGCTTCCATTTGGGGAGCAAGATCTGCCAATGGCGTGATCGTGATCGAAACCAGAAAAGGAAATTTCAACAAAGGATGGAACTTCAATTATTCCAGCACACTTAGCTGGACGGGCAAGCCCAGGCTCTCTTACCAGCCAACACTCAATTCGGCGCAACAGATAGATCTCGAAGAGGAAATGGTGAGCAAGAATGTGCTGGCCGATCCTTTCGCTCAAACCAATCCGCCTCCCACAACACTCGCAGCTGATATTCTCTTCAGGCATAAACATGGTATGATCAGTACCGAACAAAAAGATGCCATGCTGGATGAATTACGTGGCCGCGATTTCAGGGACCAGTACGAGAAATACCTGTTACAGCAACCTTTCAACCAGGTGCACAGTATTTCACTTTCCGGCGGAGAACGTTTTTCCAAAACCTATCTCTCCGCTTCCTATGCCAATGAAAAACCAAATGCTGTGGGAGATAAAGCGCAGCGCATCACAGTGGATGCCACGCATACCCTCAACTTCCTGGAGAAATTCACCTTCTCCGGCAACTTCAATGTGGCGATGGTGAAGGAAAACAGGAATGGTTTCGGTATCAGTGCACTCGCGCCCGGCATCAATACTTTCATGCCCTATGATCAGATTGTGGATGCCGATGGCAACCGCGTGCAGCAATACAGGAATTATTATCGAACCAAGATCGATGACCTGGTCTCGAAAGGCTACCTGCCATGGACCTTCAACTACCTGGATGAGCTGGATAATCGCGACATTACCAACCGCGACAATACCTATCGTCTAAACTTCGGTCTTGATTACAAAGTGATCAAAGGATTGACCATTGGCGTAAAATACATGCTGGAGAAGAGCTATCTCAAAACCCGCAACTATGCTAACCCCAATACCTATGCGGCGCGTAACCTGGTGAACACTGCTACTTCCATCAATCCTGCTACACAGGCCCTTGTATACGGATATCAGAAAGGTGGGATCCTCACGGAAAGCACCACTGAAATGAATCATTACAATCTCCGTGGATTGATCAACTATTCCAGGGATTTTGGCGCTGATCATCATATCGATGCCGTGGCAGGTGCAGAAATGCGTGAATTCTATCGCATGGCTTCCGGCAATACTAGATATGGTTATAACGACAGGGATCTGACCTCACAGCCCGTTGCATATGGCACCAGGTATACCGCTGCCGTTACCAATTCACAGATCTTGCTCACTGATCCTGCCTTTAATACCGAAGATAAAGACAGGTATCTTTCTTACTATGCCAACGCTGCTTATACTTTCAGGAACCGCTATACCATCACAGGAAGTGCGCGTATGGATGACAGTAACCTCTTTGGTGCAGACAGCAAGTACAGGGCAACTCCGCTCTGGTCTGCCGGCGCTGCCTGGAAGATCAACCGCGAAACCTGGTTCAATCAGTCCTGGGTGGATATGCTCAATCTTCGTCTGACCTATGGCGTTAATGGAAATGTGGACAAAACCACCAGCCCATTCCTGATTGCCACCATCAGCGGCAATGATATTAATCTCGGTCAGGCCTATGCGAACATTTCCAATCCCTCCAATCCTTACCTGCGCTGGGAGAAAACCACCACGCTGAACCTGGGTATGGATTTCGCTGTTCTTAACAACAGGATCTCCGGATCAGTGGAATACTACAATAAGAAGAATACTGACCTGCTGGGGCCTGCCGCTGTGAACCCAACAGTAGGTTTCACACGCGTAACGGTGAATACCGCCGATATGAAAGGAAAGGGATTTGAAGTGACCCTGAACGGAAAGATCATCGATAAAAAAGATTTCGGATGGGAATCCCGCATCACCTTTGCCTGGAATACCAATGAAGTGGTGAAGACCGATCTCCAGCTGAACACCGCCACTTATTATCTTAACCAGGCAAATCCAGTTGTAGGTGATCCGCTCGACAGGTTGTACAGCTATCGCTGGGCTTCGCTGGATACAAAAGGACAACCCCTGGTATATGATGAGACCGGAAAAGAAATGGACGTTACCAAAACCATTTCCAGTAATAACGCACTCCTATACAGTGGTCGTACTGTTCCACCATATTTCGGTGGATGGAACAATACATTCACCTGGAAAGGATTTGAATTGTCTGCACTCTTCACCTATAAGCTCGGGCATGTGTACCGATATCCTTCCGGCGGCAATTATTCCAGCTACATCACACAGAAAAGACT